Proteins from a single region of Bos javanicus breed banteng chromosome 25, ARS-OSU_banteng_1.0, whole genome shotgun sequence:
- the SSC4D gene encoding scavenger receptor cysteine-rich domain-containing group B protein, with protein sequence MGPLERPPIGWTHKEAEMHTGPQPDERSRGWGSGDRSTAPSPLPPALSFLLLLPLAGALQPTSLPFPELRLVGGPSRCRGRLEVLHGGSWGSVCDDDWDVVDANVVCRQLGCGLALPVPRPLAFGQGRGPILLDNVECRGQEAALSECGSRGWGVHNCFHYEDVAVLCDEFLPTQPPTRRVLTSREPPTTPQNGKGEGSVRLVGGAGPCQGRVEILHGGLWGTVCDDDWGLPDAAVVCRQLGCGAALAATTNAFFGYGTGHILLDNVHCEGGEPRLAACLSLGWGVHNCGHHEDAGALCAVLGHSTLTALPPSATRVDWAWHTEPEATGVGALPSREPARLTTAAWAAGKKSGRLRLVGGPGPCRGRVEVLYAGGWGTVCDDDWDFADARVACREAGCGPALGATGLGHFGYGRGPVLLDNVGCAGTEARLSDCFHLGWGQHNCGHHEDAGAICSGPEELVQQEGAETTRVPTPRPRDGHLRLANGAHRCEGRVELFLGQRWGTVCDDAWDLRAAGVLCRQLGCGQALEAPGEAHFGPGRGPILLDNVKCRGDESALLLCSHIRWDAHNCDHSEDASVLCQPE encoded by the exons ATgggaccactggaaagaccaccCATTGGCTGGACACACAAGGAAGCAGAGATGCACACTGGTCCCCAGCCTGATGAGAGGAGCAGAGGATGGGGGTCCGGAGACAGGAGCActgccccttcccctctccccccagCCCTGTCCTTCCTCCTCCTATTGCCACTGG CTGGTGCCCTACAGCCCACCTCACTGCCCTTTCCAG AACTCAGGCTGGTGGGGGGCCCGAGCCGCTGCCGGGGCCGCCTGGAGGTCCTACACGGGGGCTCCTGGGGCAGCGTCTGTGACGACGACTGGGACGTGGTGGACGCCAATGTGGTGTGTCGTCAGCTGGGCTGCGGCCTGGCGCTGCCCGTGCCCCGGCCCCTCGCCTTCGGCCAGGGCCGAGGCCCCATCCTGCTGGACAACGTGGAGTGCCGCGGGCAGGAAGCCGCCCTGAGCGAGTGCGGCAGCCGAGGCTGGGGCGTGCACAACTGCTTCCACTATGAGGACGTGGCGGTCCTGTGTGACG AATTCTTGCCCACGCAGCCCCCAACAAGGAGAGTGTTAACCAGCAGGGAACCCCCTACAACGCCCCAGAATGGAAAAG GTGAGGGCAGCGTGCGCCTGGTGGGGGGCGCAGGCCCGTGCCAGGGCCGAGTGGAGATCCTGCACGGTGGCCTGTGGGGCACCGTGTGTGACGACGACTGGGGGCTGCCGGACGCAGCCGTGGTGtgccgccagctgggctgcggggCGGCCCTGGCAGCCACTACCAACGCCTTCTTCGGCTACGGCACGGGGCACATCTTGCTGGACAACGTGCACTGTGAAGGCGGCGAGCCCCGTCTAGCAGCCTGCCTGAGTCTGGGCTGGGGCGTGCACAACTGCGGGCACCACGAGGACGCCGGCGCGCTCTGCGCAG TCCTGGGCCACTCGACTCTCACAGCACTGCCACCGTCAGCCACAAGAGTGGACTGGGCCTGGCACACAGAGCCAGAGG CTACAGGAGTTGGTGCCCTGCCTTCCAGGGAGCCCGCACGGCTCACCACTGCCGCCTGGGCGGCAGGGAAGAAAA GCGGGCGGCTGCGGCTGGTAGGTGGCCCAGGCCCGTGCCGCGGTCGCGTAGAGGTGCTGTACGCCGGGGGCTGGGGCACCGTGTGCGATGACGACTGGGACTTCGCGGACGCGCGCGTGGCCTGCCGCGAGGCGGGCTGCGGGCCGGCGCTGGGCGCCACGGGCCTTGGCCACTTCGGCTACGGCCGCGGCCCCGTGCTGCTGGACAACGTGGGTTGCGCCGGCACGGAGGCCCGCCTCAGCGACTGCTTCCACCTGGGCTGGGGCCAGCACAACTGCGGGCACCACGAGGATGCGGGCGCGATCTGCTCAG GTCCAGAGGAGCTAGTCCAGCAGGAGGGTGCTGAGACCACCCGGGTGCCCACTCCTCGGCCCAGGGACG GACACCTACGTCTGGCCAACGGAGCCCACCGATGTGAGGGGCGTGTGGAGCTCTTCCTAGGGCAGCGGTGGGGCACTGTCTGTGATGATGCTTGGGACCTGCGGGCAGCTGGCGTCTTGTGTCGCCAGCTGGGCTGTGGCCAGGCCCTGGAAGCCCCTGGTGAGGCCCACTTTGGCCCAGGCCGAGGCCCTattctcctggacaatgtcaagTGCCGTGGGGACGAGAGTGCCCTGCTGCTGTGCTCTCACATCCGCTGGGATGCCCACAACTGTGACCACAGCGAGGATGCCAGTGTCCTGTGCCAGCCGGAGTGA